Sequence from the Gemmatimonadota bacterium genome:
CCGTTTCGCCCTGGAGCATGGATGGCAGGTGTGCACCCACGCCATCGGCGACCGCGGTAACCGCATGATGCTCGACATGTACGAGAAGGCGATGGAGGAATTCCCCCACGTGAAGGACCACCGGTTCCGCGACGAACATACCCAGATCCTGGACGAGGCGGACATCCCCCGGTTCGCCCAACTGGGCGTGATCGCGTCGATGCAGGGCATACACGCGACCTCGGACCTTCCCTGGGCGCCGGACCGGCTCGGTACCTCCCGCACGGCGGAGGGCGGCTATGTCTGGCAGAAGCTGCTACAGCATGGCGTGAAGGTCATCAACGGGACCGACGCGCCGGTGGAGGACATCAGTCCCATCGCTTCCTTCTACGCCAGCGTGACCCGTGAGCGGCCGGACGGTACGCCCGAAGGCGGGATGTTCGGCGACCAGCGCATGTCGCGCCAGGAGGCGTTGCGGTCCTATACCCTGGACGCCGCCTACGGCTCGTTTCACGAAGACGTGCTCGGGTCCATCGAGCAGGGCAAGCTCGCCGATTTTACGGTGTTGTCGAAAGACATCATGACCGTGCCTGAGAACCAGATCCTGGACACGGAAATCGTGTATACCATCGTGGACGGGAAAGTGCGGTACGAGAGAGGGCGGCCCGCGGTTCCGTGATGGGACCGGCCGAAGCAAGCGGCCCGCCATGCCGTAATGGTAAGGCCGAAGCGGACCACGCAGCGCGCCGAAGTACAACCGGCAGCGCGTCGAAGTACAACCGGCAGTGTAAGGAACGGGGAGGGAACCCACGGGGGCTTTCCCCGTTCTTTATATCAGGGAATCCATCCACTGTAGAACTTGACGCGGACGCGTTTAGGATACATATTTTCAGGCTTGCGTAGGAAGTGATTCGCATGGGTATTCCGCGAGAGGAGTTGGCATGGCCGCTCATCTCTGGGTCGGCCTGTTGACCGGCCTGATGGCGATGCAGGGTGTTGAAGCGACGGGGGTCGTCCGGACGCCGGAGGACGTCGGACCGCTGGAGTACGTCGGACCGCCGGAGCAGCTTCATACGGCGGAGACCGTCACCGGAAAGATGCGCCAGCGCTTCGACGCCGTGCGGTCTCTGGCGGCCCGGTATACCGTTACGACGTTTGCGGCCGTGCTCGAAAGCCGTAGCGAGACCGAAGGGAAACTCTATCTGCAGAGGGACCGGAACCGCCTGCGCATGGAAGAGGCCGGCCAGACCATCGTTTCAGACGGCGAGACGCTGTGGACCTACGTGCCCGGCAACCGGCAGGTCATCGTGTCGCCGGCGGGGGAAGAGGGATCGGAATCCGGACCCGGGCGCACGGGCCGGCCAGGCCGACCGGACGACTTCATATTCAACTACTCGAACCGTTACCTGTATGCGCTGGAGGGCAGGGAACCGGTCGATGGCATGCCGTGCTCCCGGCTCAGGCTCACCGCCGTCGAACCGGCCGACGGCCTTCCGGATCTGCGCATCTGGGTGGACGAGAAAAACTGGCTTACGCGGAAAGTGACGTACAGGGACGACATGGGGTCTGAAACCACCCTGCGTTTCATGGATTACCGTCTGAACGAGAAACTCGCTCCCGGGTTGTTCGAAATGACGGCGCCCGAGGGGGTCGAATGGGTCGACCTGCGCTGAAGGACGCCGCGTAGAAGCAGAGTAAGCGCAGCAAGCGGAGAAAGACTTTGCCCAACATCAGTCTCGCCAGCCTGGGTTGTTCGAAGAACCTGGTGGATTCCGAAGTCATGCTGGGCCAGCTCACCCGGGCTGGATACAACGTGGTGGCCGACCACGGCGACGCGGACGTCATCATCGTGAACACCTGTGCGTTCATCGGTCCCGCCAAGGAGGAGTCCATCGAGACCATACTGGACCTCGCGCGGTTCAAGGAGGACGGCCGGTGCGATTCGCTCGTCGTCACGGGATGCATGGCGCAGCGATACGCCCACGGCCTGGTGGCCGAAATGCCGGAAGTGGACGCCGTGATCGGTGTGCATCAATACCCGCGCATCGTCCAACTGCTGGACCGTCTGCGCGGCCGGCGCGAGACCCTGCGGGAGATACGAAGGCAGCCCCTGCCCACCGACTACTCCTACCCGAGGGTCATCACCACGCCCCGCCATTCCGTCTACCTCAAGATCGCCGAGGGGTGCGACCGCAGGTGCACGTTCTGCATCATCCCGGCCATCCGGGGCGGCCAGCGGAGCCGCACCGTGGATTCGCTCGTGGAAGAGGCCCGGACGCTGGCCGGCCAGGGCGCCGTCGAACTGAACCTGATCTCGCAAGACACCACCTGGTACGGCAAGGACCTGGCGCAGCCGGCCAGGCTGGAGGACCTGCTCACCGCCCTGAACGGCGTGGAAGGCGTGCGCTGGATCCGGGCGCTGTACAATCACCCCGTGCGGTTCACCGACACGCTGATCCATGCCTTCGCCGACCTGGAACGGGTGTGCAACTATATCGACATGCCTCTGCAGCACATATCGGACCCCATGCTCTCGCGCATGAACCGCGAGACGACCTCGAAGGAGACGCGCGCGCTCCTGAAGCGGATCCGCGACCGGATGCCGGACGCGACGCTGAGAACCACCTTCATCGTGGGCTTTCCGGGAGAGACCGAGGAGGACTTCGAACAGCTCTACGACTTCGTCGGGGAGACGCGGTTCGACCGCATGGGCGTGTTCATGTATTCGCGGGAGGAGCAGACGCCGGCCGCACGGTACGACGGCCAGATCTCCGAGCCCGTCAAGCAGGAGCGGCACGACCGGCTCATGGCGCTGCAGCGCGAAATATCACTCGAACGCAACCGGTCCTTCGTGGGGAAGACGGTCGAAGTGCTGATCGACGAACTTGCCGATGAAGGGCACTACACCGGGCGGACCGCCGCGGATGCGCCGGAGGTCGACAACGAGGTGCTGGTCACCGGCGAAGGCCTGGCGGCCGAGGACGGTCTGGCCCCCGGAGACTTCGCCTCCGTGGACATCATCGACGCCATGGAATACGACCTGGTCGGCGCGGTCTCGACAGGGTCCCCCGTACACGGTGGACCAAAACCGCAGCGAGGGCCAAACCCGCAGACGTTTCCCGCCCAATTCGGAACACCGGCATGATCATCCCCCCCTTACGCCGCTACAGGATCCCCGTCACGGGGATATTCCTCGCCCTGCTCGTGGTTTCGGCGTGCAGC
This genomic interval carries:
- a CDS encoding outer membrane lipoprotein carrier protein LolA → MAAHLWVGLLTGLMAMQGVEATGVVRTPEDVGPLEYVGPPEQLHTAETVTGKMRQRFDAVRSLAARYTVTTFAAVLESRSETEGKLYLQRDRNRLRMEEAGQTIVSDGETLWTYVPGNRQVIVSPAGEEGSESGPGRTGRPGRPDDFIFNYSNRYLYALEGREPVDGMPCSRLRLTAVEPADGLPDLRIWVDEKNWLTRKVTYRDDMGSETTLRFMDYRLNEKLAPGLFEMTAPEGVEWVDLR
- the rimO gene encoding 30S ribosomal protein S12 methylthiotransferase RimO translates to MPNISLASLGCSKNLVDSEVMLGQLTRAGYNVVADHGDADVIIVNTCAFIGPAKEESIETILDLARFKEDGRCDSLVVTGCMAQRYAHGLVAEMPEVDAVIGVHQYPRIVQLLDRLRGRRETLREIRRQPLPTDYSYPRVITTPRHSVYLKIAEGCDRRCTFCIIPAIRGGQRSRTVDSLVEEARTLAGQGAVELNLISQDTTWYGKDLAQPARLEDLLTALNGVEGVRWIRALYNHPVRFTDTLIHAFADLERVCNYIDMPLQHISDPMLSRMNRETTSKETRALLKRIRDRMPDATLRTTFIVGFPGETEEDFEQLYDFVGETRFDRMGVFMYSREEQTPAARYDGQISEPVKQERHDRLMALQREISLERNRSFVGKTVEVLIDELADEGHYTGRTAADAPEVDNEVLVTGEGLAAEDGLAPGDFASVDIIDAMEYDLVGAVSTGSPVHGGPKPQRGPNPQTFPAQFGTPA